The Apium graveolens cultivar Ventura chromosome 11, ASM990537v1, whole genome shotgun sequence genome has a window encoding:
- the LOC141698423 gene encoding uncharacterized protein LOC141698423 yields the protein MANNSNKVCHQLELWPSNLEGKVVLVTGASSGLGWDFTINLAKTGCKVIAAARRVDRLKSLCNLINRSSTSNNPVAVPLELDLTADPPVIEAALRKAWTALGHIDVLINNAGFRGSRSSMFKLSNEDWNLAFKTNVEGAWLCSKFVGSLMRDAGIEGSIINISSVNGLNRGATTGTVAYSSSKAALQQLTTVMALEFAPYNIRVNAIAPLLFRSEITERLYQQKWLQRVSTKIVPLPFYYNATTDPSLTEFIRYLIQDSSKYLSGNIFIVDGGHTLAGVPIWSSL from the exons ATGGCCAATAACTCAAACAAGGTCTGTCATCAGTTAGAGCTATGGCCGTCTAATCTGGAAGGGAAGGTGGTGCTTGTAACGGGTGCCTCATCTGGGCTTGGTTGGGACTTCACCATTAACCTTGCTAAGACTGGCTGCAAGGTGATCGCAGCTGCTCGACGAGTGGATCGACTTAAATCCCTTTGCAACCTCATCAATAGATCCAGCACCTCTAATAATCCTGTGGCTGTGCCTCTCGAGCTCGATCTCACAGCTGACCCTCCAGTCATTGAAGCAGCTCTACGAAAAGCTTGGACAGCTCTTGgccatattgatgttttgattaACAATGCTGGATTCCGAG GTAGCAGAAGTTCAATGTTTAAATTAAGCAACGAGGACTGGAATCTAGCGTTCAAGACAAATGTAGAAGGAGCCTGGTTATGTTCAAAATTTGTAGGTTCACTTATGAGAGACGCTGGTATAGAAGGATCCATCATCAATATTTCAAGTGTAAATGGACTAAACAGAGGTGCAACCACGGGAACTGTTGCTTACAGTTCGTCCAAAGCAGCCTTGCAGCAATTGACCACGGTGATGGCACTTGAATTTGCGCCATATAATATCAGGGTGAATGCAATAGCGCCTTTATTGTTCCGATCTGAAATTACAGAGAGACTTTACCAACAGAAGTGGCTACAACGTGTATCTACTAAAATTGTGCCGCTGCCATTTTATTACAATGCTACAACAGACCCGTCACTGACAGAATTTATCCGATACTTGATTCAAGACTCATCAAAATATTTGTCTGGAAACATTTTTATCGTTGATGGTGGCCATACCCTTGCTGGTGTTCCCATCTGGTCTTCCCTCTAA